In Thermoplasmata archaeon, the following are encoded in one genomic region:
- a CDS encoding thermopsin family protease, whose translation MTSSLARDGIPAAEQLLPNLMSQTSVKDGQIVPAPATVPSPMGVADYGIQEVGGVNVPTLNFYQSIAGRFTMNEIGLNYPNSAGPDEFSLQLNTVASNVTLFGNSSYQFWTQNVVYYFQSTHSLHLLDAIVNFTNSDFNFSPNTIIEGNGFYYPGFGYFYPYGPDLTVPEPFTINFYNNLTVQDGDSAIYFNYSVSSPDGIQSGSFDLVVFNSQPLSGPAITSVSPLFEINGYQLTGTGFIPYDAEMILGGDGGGSTASIFDINAEVQLFLEAAGASSYSPIPAGYSFGSETGETVSGVAEWASGGPDPVVHLGPGPANLGPLFGVLGAPPTGYVTQTLNVQPTNAFIFGSLGSTFNANTAAWGPVPTSGRATYLLPPGTYSYDVMLSDHDPVLVTISGSGSAVIRLRTDWSQGVYTPLWAFDNAQLAAISLPGGSGSQRNPYLLDNNGVAQLDPLFSTFNDYIFWQFPGVFLSGTTAYVALYQAPSFTAPLSLSWEVAYSYSAYLPPTTQLTIYLYATDHASVVDCSDIGGWWFVSDVGESEANLVLWNATDTLVAGNTFQDSSISMFTFGGAGNVLWGNVFETYLDPAAPYPGFILNYGIPQALQEWESGDLIYNNAFDTPQTAVSPPYSIYSFYGVPETWTDSWDVIPQPAFLLSYVNGWRLTGSILGLPYVAGNFWSNYGSGADPYGELPYNDSGAIAYGGDYFPVVPYPLYDIVFIEHGLPHGTEWSVTMNGFTQSTTGRTLVFEDPTGSYPFAVATTSSYTPTPASGVVVLTSHSVVVVVYWS comes from the coding sequence ATGACATCGTCCCTGGCCCGCGACGGCATCCCGGCAGCTGAACAGCTCCTCCCGAACCTCATGTCTCAGACGAGCGTGAAGGACGGGCAGATCGTACCGGCGCCCGCGACAGTGCCTTCGCCGATGGGAGTCGCGGATTACGGCATCCAGGAGGTGGGCGGCGTGAACGTTCCGACGCTGAACTTCTATCAGAGCATCGCGGGGCGATTCACGATGAACGAGATCGGCCTGAACTACCCCAACAGTGCCGGCCCGGATGAGTTCTCCCTGCAACTCAACACGGTGGCCTCCAACGTCACGCTCTTCGGCAATTCGAGCTACCAGTTCTGGACGCAGAACGTCGTCTACTACTTCCAGAGTACGCACAGCCTGCATCTCTTGGACGCGATCGTCAACTTCACCAACAGCGACTTCAACTTCTCACCGAACACAATCATCGAGGGAAACGGGTTCTACTATCCCGGGTTCGGCTACTTCTATCCGTACGGACCCGATCTGACGGTGCCCGAGCCATTCACGATCAACTTCTACAACAACCTGACCGTACAGGACGGCGACTCGGCGATCTACTTCAACTACTCCGTCAGCTCGCCGGACGGAATCCAGTCGGGGTCCTTCGACCTGGTGGTGTTCAACTCTCAGCCGCTCAGCGGGCCGGCGATCACCTCGGTGTCGCCGTTGTTCGAGATCAACGGCTATCAGCTCACCGGGACCGGCTTCATCCCCTACGACGCCGAGATGATTCTCGGAGGGGACGGGGGCGGCTCGACGGCGTCGATCTTCGACATCAACGCCGAGGTCCAACTGTTCCTCGAGGCGGCCGGCGCGAGCAGTTACAGCCCGATCCCAGCGGGATACTCGTTTGGCAGCGAGACCGGAGAGACCGTGTCCGGAGTTGCCGAATGGGCGTCCGGCGGCCCGGACCCCGTGGTCCATCTCGGGCCGGGTCCCGCGAACCTCGGTCCGCTGTTCGGGGTCCTCGGTGCTCCACCGACCGGCTATGTCACGCAGACGCTCAACGTCCAGCCGACGAACGCGTTCATCTTCGGCTCGCTCGGCAGCACCTTCAACGCGAACACGGCCGCGTGGGGTCCGGTGCCGACGTCCGGACGGGCGACCTATCTGCTGCCCCCGGGGACCTACAGCTACGACGTGATGCTGAGCGATCACGATCCGGTGCTCGTGACCATCTCGGGGTCCGGATCGGCGGTGATCCGCCTGCGGACGGACTGGTCGCAAGGGGTCTACACGCCGCTCTGGGCCTTCGATAACGCGCAGCTGGCGGCAATCTCGCTCCCCGGAGGCTCCGGCTCGCAGCGGAACCCCTACCTCCTCGACAACAACGGCGTCGCGCAGCTCGACCCGCTGTTCAGCACCTTCAACGACTACATCTTCTGGCAGTTCCCCGGCGTCTTCCTCTCGGGCACCACGGCCTACGTCGCGCTGTACCAGGCGCCGTCGTTCACCGCGCCGCTCTCGCTGTCGTGGGAGGTCGCCTACAGCTACAGCGCTTACCTCCCGCCGACGACTCAGCTGACGATCTACCTGTACGCCACCGACCACGCGTCCGTGGTCGACTGCTCGGACATCGGCGGTTGGTGGTTCGTCTCGGACGTCGGCGAGTCGGAGGCGAACCTGGTGCTCTGGAACGCTACCGACACGCTGGTCGCGGGGAACACGTTCCAGGACTCGAGCATCTCCATGTTCACCTTTGGCGGCGCCGGCAACGTGCTGTGGGGCAACGTCTTCGAGACCTACCTCGATCCGGCCGCGCCGTACCCGGGGTTCATCCTCAACTACGGCATCCCCCAGGCCCTCCAGGAGTGGGAATCGGGGGACCTGATCTACAACAACGCGTTCGACACTCCCCAGACCGCGGTGAGCCCGCCCTACAGCATCTACTCCTTCTACGGTGTCCCTGAGACCTGGACGGACAGCTGGGACGTCATCCCCCAGCCCGCGTTCCTGCTGTCGTACGTCAACGGCTGGCGGCTCACCGGGAGCATCCTCGGCCTCCCGTACGTGGCCGGCAACTTCTGGTCGAACTACGGCTCGGGCGCGGACCCGTACGGCGAGCTCCCCTACAACGACAGCGGGGCGATCGCCTACGGCGGGGATTACTTCCCCGTCGTCCCCTACCCGCTCTACGACATCGTGTTCATCGAACACGGGCTCCCCCATGGGACCGAGTGGTCGGTGACCATGAACGGCTTTACGCAGTCGACGACCGGGCGCACGCTCGTCTTCGAGGATCCGACGGGATCGTATCCGTTCGCGGTCGCCACGACCTCGAGCTACACGCCGACCCCGGCCTCGGGGGTGGTCGTCCTGACGAGCCACAGCGTCGTCGTGGTCGTGTACTGGAGCTGA
- a CDS encoding dihydrofolate reductase family protein, with the protein MRRVVLQLHTTLDGLADSRQGFVPIQDRTYWKALDRALAQTAASSVDALLMGRGTYRQFAAFWPQVATDPNAPKDWKEQARRLHEIPKIVFSRSLAKADWNRSRIVRGDVGREIARLQRQPGQNLLVPGGVEFPRSLIERDLIDEYLLSVVPVIVGEGRNRLFGRLAGPRNLEHVRTWTFDNGVVLHQYRRAR; encoded by the coding sequence GTGCGCCGAGTGGTCCTTCAACTGCATACGACCCTCGACGGCCTCGCGGACAGCCGCCAGGGGTTCGTTCCCATCCAGGACCGAACGTACTGGAAGGCGCTGGATCGGGCCCTCGCGCAGACCGCTGCCTCGAGCGTCGACGCCCTGTTGATGGGCCGGGGAACTTACCGGCAGTTCGCCGCGTTCTGGCCCCAGGTGGCCACGGACCCGAACGCGCCCAAGGACTGGAAGGAACAGGCACGCCGTCTTCACGAGATCCCGAAGATCGTGTTTTCGAGGTCGCTGGCGAAGGCGGACTGGAACCGCTCGAGGATCGTGCGCGGCGACGTGGGGCGAGAGATCGCGCGGCTCCAACGGCAACCGGGCCAGAACCTGCTCGTTCCTGGTGGCGTGGAGTTCCCGAGGTCCCTCATCGAGCGGGATCTCATCGACGAGTACCTTCTCTCGGTGGTACCGGTTATCGTCGGCGAGGGTCGGAACCGACTGTTCGGCCGCCTCGCCGGTCCGCGCAACCTCGAGCACGTACGAACCTGGACGTTCGATAACGGCGTGGTCCTGCACCAGTACCGACGGGCTCGCTGA
- a CDS encoding adenylate/guanylate cyclase domain-containing protein codes for MATGRRLAAVMFTDTVGYTASTQANEGRALDSLRQQAELVRPLLALHQGHEIKSTGDGFLVEFDSALRAVQCAVNIQRRLFEQNSEGGHAPIRIRIGVHLGDVVRNGADILGDAVNIAARLEPLAEPGGICVSGAVYDQVRTKVPDKFSKLPAQELKGLQSPIDVYRVVLPWSDNGHPAAAEDSSPPDPSRLAVLPFANISPDPSDEYFADGMTEELIANLSLVPGLKVIARTSVIGYKKTDKSVATIGKELGVGTIVEGSVRRAANRIRVTVQVIDVGTEEHLWTSKYDDDLNDIFAVQSDIATKVATSLPRSLEKARAPVPTLEKPTATEAYLDYLQGTALMWHQDEDSLRQSVAFFQKSIRTDPTFARAYAGLARAYIGLGAEGFTPWMEAIKLGRAAAEKACAVDPDLAEAHAARGELAFMADEPSDVLNREVRRALELNPNLAQGHSILTAMAATFGVRESYILQAEEAYHLDPLSTETIRRLGDAYFSSGRLDDALAHWKRHAEQSPINAYRGLVEYYIYTGDLEQAERSVRELERIAPTSDNALLCRGYLAGVQGDRATAMKVIARMSEARYQGSARSHNSIGFIYYALGDLDRFFECMHLAVKEHTLQLARIRLSPLFAGARRDLRFLELLSRYYLPDPTTK; via the coding sequence GTGGCGACCGGGCGCCGTCTCGCGGCCGTAATGTTCACCGACACCGTGGGCTACACCGCGTCCACGCAGGCCAACGAGGGCCGGGCGCTCGACTCGTTACGACAGCAAGCCGAGCTGGTCCGCCCGCTCTTGGCGCTCCACCAGGGGCACGAGATCAAGTCCACGGGCGATGGGTTCCTCGTCGAGTTCGACAGCGCCCTGCGGGCCGTGCAGTGCGCGGTCAACATCCAGCGTCGCCTCTTCGAACAGAACTCCGAGGGCGGTCACGCCCCGATCCGGATCCGGATCGGGGTCCATCTCGGCGACGTCGTGCGCAACGGCGCGGACATCCTCGGCGATGCGGTGAACATCGCGGCCCGCCTCGAACCGCTCGCAGAACCGGGCGGCATCTGCGTCTCGGGGGCCGTCTACGACCAGGTCCGCACCAAGGTGCCGGACAAGTTCTCTAAGCTCCCCGCCCAGGAGCTCAAGGGGCTCCAGTCGCCGATCGACGTCTACCGGGTGGTGCTGCCGTGGAGCGACAATGGTCACCCCGCCGCGGCCGAGGACTCGAGCCCTCCGGATCCCAGCCGGCTCGCGGTGCTGCCCTTCGCGAACATCAGCCCGGACCCCAGCGACGAGTACTTCGCGGACGGGATGACGGAGGAGCTGATCGCGAACCTCTCGCTCGTCCCGGGCCTCAAGGTGATCGCCCGGACGTCCGTGATCGGCTACAAGAAGACCGACAAGTCGGTCGCGACGATCGGCAAGGAGCTCGGGGTCGGCACGATCGTCGAGGGCAGCGTCCGGCGCGCCGCGAACCGGATCCGGGTCACCGTCCAGGTCATCGATGTCGGGACCGAGGAGCACCTGTGGACATCGAAGTACGATGACGACCTCAACGACATCTTCGCGGTCCAGAGCGACATCGCGACGAAGGTCGCCACCTCGCTGCCCCGCAGCCTGGAGAAGGCCCGAGCCCCGGTTCCCACCCTCGAGAAGCCGACCGCGACGGAGGCCTACCTGGACTACCTCCAGGGAACGGCGCTGATGTGGCACCAGGACGAGGACTCGCTGCGGCAGTCGGTGGCGTTCTTCCAGAAGTCGATCCGGACCGACCCGACCTTCGCCCGGGCGTACGCCGGCCTCGCCCGCGCCTACATCGGCCTCGGCGCCGAGGGGTTCACGCCCTGGATGGAAGCCATCAAGCTCGGCCGGGCGGCCGCCGAGAAGGCCTGCGCTGTCGACCCCGACCTCGCCGAGGCGCACGCCGCGCGGGGCGAGCTCGCCTTCATGGCCGACGAGCCGTCCGACGTGCTGAACCGGGAGGTGCGACGGGCCCTCGAGCTGAACCCGAACCTGGCCCAGGGTCACTCGATCCTCACGGCGATGGCGGCGACCTTCGGCGTACGAGAGTCCTACATCCTCCAGGCGGAGGAAGCCTACCACCTCGACCCCCTCTCGACGGAGACGATCCGCCGGCTCGGCGACGCGTACTTCTCCTCGGGTCGCCTCGACGACGCCCTCGCGCACTGGAAGAGGCATGCGGAGCAGAGTCCGATCAACGCCTATCGCGGGCTCGTGGAGTACTACATCTACACCGGGGATCTCGAGCAGGCGGAGCGCAGCGTCCGGGAGCTCGAGCGCATCGCGCCCACGAGCGACAACGCGCTGCTCTGCCGAGGCTACCTCGCCGGGGTCCAGGGCGACCGGGCCACCGCCATGAAGGTGATCGCCCGGATGAGCGAGGCGCGGTACCAGGGCAGCGCGCGCTCGCACAACTCCATCGGGTTCATCTACTACGCGCTCGGGGACCTGGACCGGTTCTTCGAGTGCATGCACCTCGCCGTCAAGGAGCACACGCTGCAGCTCGCGCGAATCCGCCTCTCTCCACTGTTCGCCGGGGCGAGGAGGGACCTGAGGTTCCTCGAGCTCCTGTCGCGGTACTACCTGCCCGACCCCACGACCAAGTGA
- a CDS encoding SRPBCC family protein, with product MVRYEHDEVFPFPRDRVWQLLRDHTDDTRISRIHPLIRQQRTIGQTGASTTLERSIDARGRLLSSQWRYTARPPDMLRWEIVAGTGPYALGSWMENTYSEAAGGTRIQSRGELRITVVPFFLPQGTVLKRVLETIDAEDQTYLRG from the coding sequence ATGGTTCGATACGAGCACGACGAAGTGTTTCCGTTCCCCCGAGATCGCGTCTGGCAACTGCTGCGCGACCACACGGACGACACGCGAATCTCGCGCATCCACCCCCTCATCCGACAGCAACGAACGATCGGACAGACCGGCGCGTCCACGACGCTCGAGCGCTCGATCGACGCCCGGGGACGGCTGCTGTCGTCCCAGTGGCGATACACCGCGCGACCGCCGGATATGCTTCGATGGGAGATCGTGGCGGGGACGGGACCCTATGCACTCGGCTCCTGGATGGAGAACACCTACTCGGAGGCCGCGGGAGGTACCCGGATCCAGTCCCGTGGGGAGCTGCGGATCACGGTCGTGCCGTTTTTCCTGCCGCAAGGCACTGTCCTCAAGCGCGTCCTCGAGACGATCGACGCCGAGGACCAGACCTATCTGCGGGGCTGA
- a CDS encoding helix-turn-helix domain-containing protein, protein MGGCTQLSADDDRAVVAVVDARVRVHHPCPYCDLSGEFPRTLLLLWCDNRRDVFVASSPDEGELRRVVRAFRASFRARTLLESGKDAVVSLAEFEWADPPSVTGIARKSGVWVLHPVVYFGGTETYRLVSPSSSRLNAFLQRVRRLGDLELLSVSTRADIGDVRDLPAAAVHFFEGLTDRQARSLVAAFEGGLFDVPARSSWDAVARNEGLSWSTFGEHLRKAQLRLLANSYSALKARSGRAETPVLLPRIGSRRPSRRAPLRGTRSTGAPDG, encoded by the coding sequence GTGGGCGGCTGCACGCAGTTATCCGCGGACGACGATCGCGCTGTCGTGGCCGTCGTGGACGCTCGCGTCCGGGTGCATCACCCCTGTCCGTACTGCGACCTCTCCGGGGAGTTCCCGCGCACGCTCCTGCTGCTATGGTGCGACAACCGTCGCGATGTCTTCGTCGCGTCCTCTCCTGACGAGGGAGAGCTACGTCGCGTGGTGCGGGCGTTTCGGGCCTCCTTTCGTGCCCGAACGCTGCTCGAGAGCGGCAAGGACGCCGTGGTGAGCCTGGCAGAGTTCGAGTGGGCCGACCCGCCCTCGGTGACCGGCATCGCCCGGAAATCCGGGGTCTGGGTCCTGCACCCGGTCGTCTACTTCGGAGGCACCGAGACCTACCGGCTCGTCTCTCCCTCGAGTTCGCGCCTGAACGCGTTCCTGCAGCGGGTGCGGCGGCTCGGCGACCTCGAACTCCTCTCGGTCTCCACCCGGGCCGACATCGGTGATGTGCGGGACCTACCGGCGGCCGCGGTGCACTTCTTCGAGGGTCTCACGGACCGACAAGCTCGGTCGCTGGTCGCCGCGTTCGAGGGCGGTCTGTTCGATGTGCCCGCCCGGTCGAGTTGGGACGCGGTCGCCCGGAACGAGGGCCTGTCGTGGTCCACTTTCGGAGAGCACCTGCGAAAAGCCCAGCTCCGACTGCTGGCCAACAGCTACTCGGCCCTGAAGGCGCGCAGCGGTCGTGCGGAGACCCCGGTCCTGCTGCCGCGGATCGGGTCCCGTCGCCCGAGTCGTAGAGCCCCGTTGCGGGGAACGCGCTCGACCGGAGCCCCGGACGGCTAG
- a CDS encoding class I SAM-dependent methyltransferase yields MQPEIDPDGGWVARLSDRSAAEADSAIAEARNETRIYSYLARQHAREGRESYIEIDAPLELYALVRLMQPDHVVEVGVSSGVSSAYLLGALERNGSGRLHSVDLPSHEAPSRAHRKRTRFSWSLPPGRATGWAVPPRLRRGWDLRLGDKADVLPLLAEQLPSIGLFVYDVPHECGATFRELERLDPLLGPHAVVIIDHGPGGNLCPALARWARRGNSEPSRREGLGLFGARRAGSRRSVS; encoded by the coding sequence ATGCAGCCCGAGATAGATCCCGACGGCGGATGGGTCGCGCGACTTTCCGATAGATCCGCAGCGGAGGCAGACTCTGCCATCGCGGAGGCCCGGAACGAAACGCGAATCTACTCCTACCTCGCCCGCCAGCACGCACGCGAGGGCCGGGAGTCCTACATCGAGATTGACGCCCCGCTGGAGCTCTACGCGCTCGTGCGGCTGATGCAGCCGGACCACGTGGTGGAGGTCGGTGTCTCCTCCGGAGTGTCGTCGGCCTACCTGCTGGGCGCCCTCGAACGCAACGGCTCCGGCCGCCTCCATTCCGTCGATCTGCCCTCGCACGAAGCCCCGTCCCGCGCGCACCGGAAGCGGACCCGCTTCTCGTGGAGCCTGCCGCCAGGGCGGGCGACCGGATGGGCCGTTCCCCCCCGGCTTCGCCGGGGCTGGGACCTGCGCCTCGGCGACAAGGCGGACGTGCTTCCGCTGCTGGCCGAGCAGCTACCGAGCATCGGTCTCTTCGTGTACGATGTCCCCCACGAATGCGGCGCCACGTTTCGCGAGCTGGAGCGGCTCGATCCCCTCCTCGGTCCGCACGCCGTCGTGATCATCGATCACGGCCCGGGAGGGAATCTGTGCCCCGCGCTGGCCCGTTGGGCGCGACGGGGGAACTCCGAACCCAGCCGGCGCGAAGGGCTGGGTCTGTTCGGCGCCCGCCGAGCCGGATCCCGTCGATCCGTCTCCTAG
- a CDS encoding dual specificity protein phosphatase, whose translation MKFCVLDEAPEDLSSTEHIPIYDAASDRAILRNLDRLAVAIGAARSDRRPVLVFCGHGIRRSPLAAAWYLHRTEGITLDAAFARIRSARPGIETAREWIGDLSDLEGP comes from the coding sequence GTGAAGTTCTGTGTGCTCGACGAGGCGCCCGAGGACCTGTCGTCCACTGAGCACATCCCGATCTACGATGCCGCGTCGGACCGCGCGATCCTTCGGAACCTCGACCGACTCGCGGTCGCGATCGGCGCGGCGCGCTCCGATCGGCGCCCGGTGCTCGTCTTCTGCGGGCACGGCATTCGCCGGTCGCCGCTGGCGGCGGCGTGGTACCTGCATCGGACGGAGGGGATAACGCTCGACGCGGCCTTCGCGCGCATACGGTCCGCCCGCCCCGGGATCGAGACCGCGAGGGAGTGGATCGGCGACCTGTCCGACCTCGAGGGGCCGTGA
- a CDS encoding ABC transporter permease subunit, producing the protein MRLSQAWAITRHDLTLIRRRRSIFAALIALPVGVALGFPALVHVIAVQSPPVGSATIISFVDAFSFWFVIGGAMLPTSISAYSIVGEKVEKSLEPLLATPSTDGEILLGKVLAAWLPSMIAIWAGAAAYMGLIDAITRGPLGYYYYPNLTIVAQVFVLAPLVAIVAIEGSVAISSRVQDVRSAQQMSGVLFLPLIILYVAAEIQVFPLDARNSLLLAGILAVIGLLLFSLGRRLFDRETILTRWK; encoded by the coding sequence ATGAGACTGTCCCAGGCCTGGGCGATCACCCGACACGACCTCACGCTCATTCGGCGACGACGGTCGATCTTCGCCGCGCTTATCGCCCTGCCCGTGGGCGTGGCGCTCGGGTTTCCGGCGCTCGTCCACGTCATCGCGGTCCAGAGCCCGCCGGTGGGTTCGGCGACCATCATCTCGTTCGTGGACGCGTTCAGCTTTTGGTTCGTGATCGGTGGGGCGATGCTGCCGACGTCGATCTCCGCCTACAGCATCGTCGGCGAGAAGGTCGAGAAAAGTCTCGAGCCGCTGCTGGCCACACCGAGCACGGACGGGGAGATCCTCCTCGGAAAGGTCCTGGCCGCGTGGCTGCCGTCGATGATCGCGATCTGGGCCGGCGCGGCCGCGTACATGGGGCTCATCGACGCGATCACCCGCGGTCCCCTGGGGTACTACTACTATCCCAACCTCACGATCGTGGCCCAGGTCTTCGTCCTCGCGCCGCTGGTCGCCATTGTGGCGATCGAGGGGTCGGTCGCGATCTCGTCCCGGGTCCAGGACGTACGATCGGCCCAGCAGATGTCGGGGGTCCTGTTCCTTCCCCTCATCATCCTTTACGTCGCGGCCGAGATCCAGGTCTTCCCGCTCGACGCCCGGAACTCGCTTCTCCTCGCGGGGATCCTCGCCGTGATCGGGCTGCTGTTGTTTTCCTTGGGACGGCGTCTCTTCGACCGCGAGACGATCCTCACTCGCTGGAAGTGA
- a CDS encoding ABC transporter ATP-binding protein — MIHTEGLTKQFGSVTAVENLNLDIHEGEVFGFLGPNGAGKTTTVRMLSSLISKTRGSGQVAGCSLGDPADELRLRSQIGLLTENVGLYEGMSAYENLSYFARLYRVDPGRMRENIERLLRMLELWERRDAPVATFSKGMKQKVAIARALVHDPRLLFLDEPTANLDPEAAKTVRDFILELKKERRTIFLNTHHLDEAERICDRVGILRTQLLSVGSPSELKSQIWGGRTKVRMAPLSEAILAAVRARFPGRALEVDGDTMILSVQDPDSENPVLAQTVVAAGGNLIELTQVSASLEDVYLRLVRESEPAT, encoded by the coding sequence GTGATCCACACCGAAGGACTCACCAAGCAGTTCGGGAGCGTGACGGCCGTCGAGAACCTGAACCTCGACATCCACGAAGGGGAGGTCTTTGGCTTTCTCGGACCGAACGGGGCGGGCAAGACGACCACGGTCCGGATGCTGTCCAGCCTCATCTCGAAGACCCGCGGCTCGGGCCAGGTCGCCGGATGCTCCCTCGGGGATCCGGCCGACGAACTCCGACTTCGCTCGCAGATCGGTCTGCTGACGGAGAACGTCGGCCTCTACGAGGGCATGAGCGCCTACGAGAACCTCTCGTACTTCGCCCGACTCTACCGCGTCGATCCGGGCCGGATGCGGGAGAACATCGAGCGCCTGCTGCGGATGCTCGAGCTGTGGGAGCGGCGAGACGCCCCCGTGGCGACCTTCTCGAAGGGGATGAAGCAGAAGGTGGCGATCGCCCGCGCCCTGGTGCACGACCCCCGGCTCCTGTTTCTCGATGAGCCCACCGCGAACCTCGACCCGGAGGCCGCGAAGACCGTCCGCGACTTCATCCTCGAACTGAAGAAGGAGCGGCGCACGATCTTCCTCAACACCCACCACCTGGACGAGGCGGAGCGGATCTGCGACCGTGTCGGGATCCTGCGCACGCAGCTCCTGAGCGTGGGGTCCCCTTCCGAGCTCAAGTCCCAGATCTGGGGGGGCCGCACGAAGGTTCGCATGGCGCCGCTGTCCGAAGCGATCCTCGCGGCCGTGCGCGCTCGATTCCCCGGCCGCGCTCTCGAGGTGGACGGCGACACGATGATCCTGTCGGTCCAGGACCCGGACTCGGAGAACCCGGTGCTCGCGCAGACCGTGGTCGCGGCCGGGGGCAACCTGATCGAGCTCACCCAGGTATCGGCGTCGCTCGAGGACGTCTACCTCCGGCTGGTCCGCGAGTCGGAGCCCGCCACATGA
- a CDS encoding GNAT family N-acetyltransferase, with product MAREARRIRIRGARLSDVAPILACLRDAFAPYRRRYTAVAFSATVLDARRLARRLRVQHVLVATDTHSRILGTVSVRLSAASHARLRGMAVPRERQGTGVANRLLRAALRFAHRRGCHRVTLETTPPLRRAMRFYERQGFRRTGRYRNWGGMRLIEYAASLPEAAALADVPRRRDVRRKKLGRRTGRRGSTPASSMSPRPGRPTPSGPVKARS from the coding sequence ATGGCACGAGAAGCGCGGCGCATCAGAATTCGTGGCGCGCGGTTATCCGACGTCGCCCCGATCCTCGCCTGCCTCCGCGATGCGTTCGCGCCCTATCGTCGTCGCTACACCGCGGTGGCGTTCTCGGCCACCGTGCTGGACGCGCGCCGCCTCGCCCGCCGCCTGAGGGTTCAGCACGTGCTCGTCGCGACGGACACCCACTCGCGGATTCTCGGCACCGTGTCGGTCCGCCTGAGCGCCGCGTCCCACGCCCGCCTCCGGGGCATGGCGGTCCCTCGCGAACGGCAGGGGACGGGGGTGGCGAACCGTCTCTTGCGCGCCGCGCTGCGCTTCGCCCATCGTCGGGGGTGTCACCGCGTCACGCTCGAAACCACCCCGCCGCTCCGACGCGCGATGCGATTCTACGAGCGCCAGGGCTTCCGGCGCACCGGCCGGTACCGGAACTGGGGTGGGATGCGGCTCATCGAGTACGCGGCGTCCCTCCCGGAAGCGGCGGCGTTGGCAGACGTGCCTCGCAGGCGCGACGTTCGCAGGAAGAAACTCGGCCGGCGAACCGGACGTCGTGGGTCAACCCCCGCGTCGTCGATGTCACCGCGACCCGGCCGGCCGACGCCGTCCGGCCCGGTCAAGGCGCGGAGTTGA
- a CDS encoding class I SAM-dependent methyltransferase, giving the protein MDPKRSKHRPSVRTGLSRTERAAWAQTYARTRYSRLPWFSVRPSPLLVRAVRERWLTTSRRVLDVGCGAGTNVLWLAQRGFRAFGVDIAPGAIAAARSRGEAAGVRASFQVGEATRLPFPRAHFGATIDFGCFHSLPLRLRARYAAEIARVLRPGGTFVLAWIGREETRSYGPPHRPSLNEVTRVFEPRFVFSSVQHHPPEAQGAWRTPGGSLALYAARLVRRTAPQPRPR; this is encoded by the coding sequence ATGGATCCCAAGCGGTCGAAGCACCGGCCGAGTGTGCGTACCGGTCTCTCTCGGACCGAGCGCGCGGCCTGGGCCCAGACCTACGCGCGGACCCGCTACTCGAGGCTGCCCTGGTTCTCCGTCCGGCCATCGCCGCTGCTCGTTCGCGCCGTCCGGGAGCGCTGGCTCACGACCTCGCGCCGCGTGCTCGACGTCGGTTGCGGTGCTGGAACGAACGTGCTGTGGTTGGCGCAGCGGGGATTTCGGGCGTTCGGGGTCGACATCGCCCCGGGGGCGATCGCCGCGGCCCGCTCGCGGGGTGAGGCCGCCGGTGTGCGGGCGAGTTTCCAGGTCGGGGAGGCGACCCGCCTACCGTTCCCTCGTGCGCACTTCGGAGCGACGATCGACTTCGGCTGCTTCCACTCCCTTCCGCTCCGTCTTCGGGCGCGCTACGCAGCGGAAATCGCGCGCGTCCTGCGTCCGGGCGGCACGTTCGTGCTGGCGTGGATCGGGAGAGAGGAGACCCGATCGTACGGGCCACCCCATCGTCCCTCGCTGAACGAGGTGACGCGCGTCTTCGAGCCTCGGTTCGTCTTTTCGTCCGTCCAGCACCACCCACCGGAGGCGCAGGGCGCCTGGAGGACGCCGGGGGGTTCCCTCGCGCTCTATGCGGCTCGTCTCGTGCGGCGAACGGCTCCGCAGCCGCGCCCCCGGTGA